Sequence from the Hamadaea flava genome:
CGGCGTCCCTCGGCGAGCGAGGGTCGGCCGGGGCGTCCACCCGCGGCGGCATCTACTGGCAGGCCACCGTCGCCGGAGCGGCCCGGCCGGAGGCTCCGGCCACCCAGCTGGCCCTGTTGCGGCGCTGGTTCGAGCGGTGGCCGGCGCCGGTCGGCGACCTGCTCGGCGCGACCGAGCCCGACGACCTCGTGCAACACGACGTACGCGAGATCAACCCGGCGCTGACCGAGTTCGGCACGCCCAGCACCACCGGTGGTGTGGCGCTCATCGGTGACGCCGCCCACGGCATGGCTCACCACCTGGCGCAGGGCGCCTGTCTGGCCTTCGAGGACGTGGCGACGCTGGTCGCCCTGGCCAACCAGACGCAACCGGGGGACGGCCTGCGGGCTGCTGTGCTGGCGTATTCGAAGGCCCGGGTGCCGCGGTCGGCGGCCGTGGCCCGGCAGACCAAGCGGGTGGCCGCCGTGCTCGCGCCGCGCGGCCGGTTCGGTACGCGAGCCCGGGACGCCGCGTTCGGCGTGCTCTCGACGCGGGTGCTGGATCGCGCCCGGGCCGAGGCCGCCAACTGGTTCCCGCCCAACTGAGACTCGTCCCGCACGAATGAGCGCTGGATCAGGGTTCTCGGTCGAAGCTTGCCTGACCGCACTCCTGGCGGCTCGCCCAAGAGGCTCCCCGGCAAGATTCGACCCGGATCCCTGATCCAGCGCCTTAGGAGCGTGCGAGGTCAGACGGACGGGGTCTGCGGCGGTTCGCCCTTGAGGTGGGTCGAGACCTTCGTCATCTCGGCCTCGCCCTTGGTGAGCATCCGCTCCCAGCGTTCGCGCATCGGCTGGATGAGACCGCCGCCGACGCCGACCACCAGGATGCCGCCGATCGTCGCCAGGATCGTGATGAGCACCGGCATCGTGACGGTGGTCGCGACCCCGATCTGGTTGAGCGCGGCGATCGCGCCGAGGACGATGATCGCGATCTGGGCCGCCCGGCCCAGGCCCCTGCCGTAGGAGAGCTGCGACAGGGCGTTGCGGATGATGTCGTAGACCGCGCCCGCGATGGCGATCGCCACGACCAGGATCACGCAGGCCACGATGAGGCGCGGGATCCAGGCGATGATCGAGTCGATCAGGTCGCTGATCGCGTTCGGCCCGAAGACGCCGAAGGCCAGCTGCAGTGTGATCAGCAGCAGGATGTACCGGACGATCCGGCCGACCAGCGCGCTCGGCGCGTACTTGCCGGTCCAGCGGCGCAACCCGGTCCGCTCGGCGAGCCGGTCGAAGCCGACCTTCGCCAGCAGCCGGCTCACCGCGGAGTCGACCGCGCGGGCGATGAGCCAGCCGACGAACAGAATGACCAGGAACACAATGCACTTCAGCGCTGCGTTGCCGACGGTCGCCAGCCATTGCTGCAGGGTGTCGGAAATGCTCGTGCTCGTCCCGGCTACGCCGCTCAGCGGTGCACCGGCGCGGATGATGCTCCCCATCGCGTCCTGCCTTCCTCCAGATGGACAGTGGACGGCAATGACGCACCAGAGCTGCCGTCAATCGCACATTAATCCGGAATATGGCATTTGTTTGGCAAAAGACGTGAATAACCTGCCATCTCAGCTTGTGGACATGTGATCTATCTGTGTCTGGCGGAATGACGGGGGAGTTAACGTAGACTCACTTTCACTCCCCGTACGGGGCGAGCAACACTTGCCACAGGTGGCAACCTTGCCGCATGGCTGACCGGCGATCCCGGTCGGCGACCGTAACGGGATTCTTCCCCCAGGGCCGATGTCGTCCCGATGACCCACATGAGCGAGCGGGCGTTTCACGCATCCAGATCTCGCGACGACGACAGGAGGCCGGTGTGGCATACCCGTACCCCCAGGGCCTTTACGATCCGGCCAACGAGAAGGACGCCTGCGGCGTCGCCTTCGTCGCCGACCTCCATGGCCGCCGCGCACACGACGTCGTGGCCAAGGGCTTGGCCGCCCTGTGCCGGCTGGATCATCGAGGAGCCCGCGGCGCCGAGCCGGAGACGGGGGACGGCGCCGGGATCATGATCCAGATCCCGGACGAGTTCTACCGGGCGGTGCTCGCCGACGAGGGCGCCGCGTTCGAACTGCCCCCCGCCGGGCAGTACGTCACCGGTCTCGTCTTCCTGCCGACCAACGGCGCGGACGAGGCACGCGCACTGACCGTGCTGGAGAAGTACGCCCTCGTTGAGGGCGCGGAGATCATCGGCTGGCGCGACGTCCCGGTACGCCCCCGTGGCCTGGGCGCGACAGCCGAGCGGGCCCGGCCCCGGATCCGCCAGGTGTTCCTGAAGGCGCACAGCCTCGCCGCGCCGCACCGGCCGCTGGACGGGCTGGAGCTGGAGCGCGTCGCGTACTGCGTGCGCAAGCAGACCGAGCGCGAGTCGTTCGAGCGCGGCGTCCCGCTGTACTTCCCGTCGCTGTCCGGCCGGACCGTGGTCTACAAGGGCATGCTCACGCCCGAGCAGCTCACGACGTTCTTCCCGGACCTCGCCGACGAGCGGGTGATCAGCGCCATCGCGCTGGTGCACTCGCGCTTCTCGACGAACACCTTCCCGAGCTGGCCGTTGGCGCACCCGTACCGGTTCATCGCGCACAACGGTGAGATCAACACCATCCGGGGCAACAAGAACTGGATGCAGGCCCGGGAGTCGCTGCTGGCCAGCCCGTTGATCCCGGGCAACCTCAAGCGCCTGTTCCCGATCTGCACGCCCGACGGCTCGGACTCGGCGAACTTCGACGAGGTCTTGGAGCTGCTGCACCTGACCGGGCGCAGCCTGCCGCACGCCGTGCTGATGATGATCCCCGAGGCGTGGGAGAACGACGCCAACCTCGCGGGCACCCCGGAGGGCGCCGCCCGCAAGGCGTTCTACCAGTTCCACGCGAGCCTGATGGAGCCGTGGGACGGCCCGGCCGACGTGGCCTTCTGCGACGGCACGGTGGTCGGCTCGGTGCTGGACCGCAACGGCCTGCGCCCCGGCCGCTGGTCGCTGACCAGCGACGGACTGGTGGTGCTGGGCAGCGAGTCCGGCATGCTCGACCTCGACCCGGCGACCGTGGTCGCCAAGGGCCGCGTGCAGCCGGGCCGGATGTTCCTGGTGGACACCGCGGCCGGCCGGATCATCGGCGACGAGGAGATCAAGAGCGAGCTGGCCGCGGCCGCCCCGTACGCGGAGTGGCTGCACGGCGGCCTGATCCACCTGGAGTCGCTGCCCGAGCGGGCGCACATCGTCTACACGCACGACTCGGTGCAGCGCCGCCAGCAGACCTTCGGCTACACCGAGGAGGAGCTGAAGATCCTCATCGGGCCGATGTCGCGGGCCGGGGCCGAGCCGCTGGGCTCGATGGGCACCGACACCCCGATCTCGCCGCTGTCGACCCGGCCGCGACTGCTCTACGACTACTTCCACCAGCTGTTCGCGCAGGTGACGAACCCGCCGCTGGACGCCATCCGCGAGGAGATGGTGACCAGCCTGGCCGGCACCATCGGGCCGGAGGGCAACCTGCTCGATCCGGGCCCGGCGAGCTGTCGCCAGATCGTGCTGCCGTTCCCGGTCATCGATAACGACGAGCTGGCCAAGATCCTGTCCATCGACGAGGACGGGGACATGCCGGGCTACAAGGCCGTCCGGGTGTCCGGCCTCTACCCGCTGCGGGACGGCGCGGCCGGGCTCAAGGCGCGGCTGACCGAGATCTGCCGCCACGTCTCGGAGGCGATCGAGGACGGCGTACGCATCCTCGTGCTGTCCGACCGGGACTCCACCGCCGATCTCGCGCCCATCCCGTCGCTGCTGCTCACGGCGGCCGTGCATCAGCACCTGATCCGGGAGCAGACGCGTACGCAGGTCGCGCTGATCATCGAGTCCGGCGACTGCCGCGAGGTGCACCACGCCGCGGTGCTGATCGGCTACGGCGCGGCGGCGGTCAACCCGTACCTGGCGTTCGAGAGCGCCGAGGACCTGATCCGCGAGGGCGCCCTGCCGGGTGTCACGCCGGAGAAGGCGATCCGCAACTACGTCAAGGCGCTCGGCAAGGGCGTCCAGAAGATCATGTCGAAGATGGGCATCTCGACGGTCTCGTCCTACTGCGGCGCCCAGGTCTTCGAGGCGGTCGGCCTCGACTCCCGGCTGGTCGACCGCTATTTCACCAGCACCTCGTCGAAGATCGGCGGCATCGGGCTCGCCGAGATCCACGCCGAGGTCGCCGCCCGCCACTCGGTCGCGTACCCGTTGAACGTCGCGGAGCAGGCGCACCGCCGACTGGAAGTGGGCGGCGAGTATCAGTGGCGGCGCGAGGGTGAGCTGCACCTGTTCAACCCGGAGACCGTCTTCTTGCTTCAACATGCCACTCGCTCGAAGCAAGAAGACGTCTTCCGTGACTACACCCGGAAAGTGGACGAGCTCGCGACCCAAGGAGGCTCGTTGCGTGGGCTGTTCGCCTTCGCCGAGCGGCAGCCGATCCCGATCGAGGAGGTCGAGCCGGTCGAGGCGATCGTGAAGCGGTTCGCCACCGGCGCGATGAGCTACGGCTCGATCTCGGCCGAGGCGCACGAGACGCTCGCGATCGCGATGAACAACCTCGGCGCCAAGTCCAACACGGGCGAGGGCGGCGAGGACGTCGAGCGGCTCTACGACCCGGCCCGGCGCTCGTCGGTCAAGCAGATCGCCTCCGGCCGGTTCGGCGTGACCACCGAGTACCTGGTCAACGCGGACGACCTGCAGATCAAGATGGCGCAGGGGGCCAAGCCCGGCGAGGGCGGCCAGCTGCCCGGCAACAAGGTGTGGCCGTGGATCGCCAAGACCCGGCACGCCACCGCGGGCGTCGGGCTGATCTCGCCGCCGCCGCACCACGACATCTACTCGATCGAAGACCTCGCGCAGCTCGTCTTCGACCTCAAGAGCGTCAACCCGGCCTCGCGGGTCCACGTCAAGCTGGTCAGCGAGAGCGGCGTCGGCACCGTCGCCGCGGGCGTCGCCAAGCTCAAGGCCGACGTCATCCTCATCTCGGGCCACGACGGCGGCACCGGCGCGTCACCGCTCAACAGCCTCAAACACGCTGGTACGCCATGGGAGCTGGGCCTCGCGGAGACGCAGCAGACGCTGCTCCTGAACGGGCTGCGCGACCGGGTGACGGTGCAGGTCGACGGCCAGCTGAAGACCGGCCGTGACGTGGTGGTCGCCGCGCTGCTCGGGGCGGAGGAGTTCGGCTTCGCGACCGCGCCGCTGATCGTCGCGGGCTGCGTGATGATGCGCGTCTGCCACCTGGACACCTGCCCGGTCGGCATCGCGACGCAGAACCCGCGGCTGCGCGAGCGGTTCACCGGCAAGCCGGAGTTCGTCGAGAACTTCTTCCTGTTCCTCGCCCAGGAGGTCCGGGAGCACCTGGCCGCGCTGGGCCTGCGCAGCGTCGACGAGGCCGTCGGCCGGGTCGACCTGCTGAACTTCACCCCGGCGGTGGACCACTGGAAGGGGCACGGTCTCGACCTGACCGCCGTCCTGCACCAGCCGTCGCTTCCGGTCGGGGCCGCCCTGCGCAAGACCCGCGACCAGGACCACCAGCTGGAGAAGTCGCTGGACAACGCGTTGCTGGAACTCGCGGCGCCGGCGTTGGAGAGCGGCGCGCCGGTCGAGGCGACCGTCACCGTCCGCAACGAGCACCGCAGTGTCGGCGCGATGCTGGGCGGCGAGGTGGTCCGGCG
This genomic interval carries:
- the gltB gene encoding glutamate synthase large subunit, whose translation is MAYPYPQGLYDPANEKDACGVAFVADLHGRRAHDVVAKGLAALCRLDHRGARGAEPETGDGAGIMIQIPDEFYRAVLADEGAAFELPPAGQYVTGLVFLPTNGADEARALTVLEKYALVEGAEIIGWRDVPVRPRGLGATAERARPRIRQVFLKAHSLAAPHRPLDGLELERVAYCVRKQTERESFERGVPLYFPSLSGRTVVYKGMLTPEQLTTFFPDLADERVISAIALVHSRFSTNTFPSWPLAHPYRFIAHNGEINTIRGNKNWMQARESLLASPLIPGNLKRLFPICTPDGSDSANFDEVLELLHLTGRSLPHAVLMMIPEAWENDANLAGTPEGAARKAFYQFHASLMEPWDGPADVAFCDGTVVGSVLDRNGLRPGRWSLTSDGLVVLGSESGMLDLDPATVVAKGRVQPGRMFLVDTAAGRIIGDEEIKSELAAAAPYAEWLHGGLIHLESLPERAHIVYTHDSVQRRQQTFGYTEEELKILIGPMSRAGAEPLGSMGTDTPISPLSTRPRLLYDYFHQLFAQVTNPPLDAIREEMVTSLAGTIGPEGNLLDPGPASCRQIVLPFPVIDNDELAKILSIDEDGDMPGYKAVRVSGLYPLRDGAAGLKARLTEICRHVSEAIEDGVRILVLSDRDSTADLAPIPSLLLTAAVHQHLIREQTRTQVALIIESGDCREVHHAAVLIGYGAAAVNPYLAFESAEDLIREGALPGVTPEKAIRNYVKALGKGVQKIMSKMGISTVSSYCGAQVFEAVGLDSRLVDRYFTSTSSKIGGIGLAEIHAEVAARHSVAYPLNVAEQAHRRLEVGGEYQWRREGELHLFNPETVFLLQHATRSKQEDVFRDYTRKVDELATQGGSLRGLFAFAERQPIPIEEVEPVEAIVKRFATGAMSYGSISAEAHETLAIAMNNLGAKSNTGEGGEDVERLYDPARRSSVKQIASGRFGVTTEYLVNADDLQIKMAQGAKPGEGGQLPGNKVWPWIAKTRHATAGVGLISPPPHHDIYSIEDLAQLVFDLKSVNPASRVHVKLVSESGVGTVAAGVAKLKADVILISGHDGGTGASPLNSLKHAGTPWELGLAETQQTLLLNGLRDRVTVQVDGQLKTGRDVVVAALLGAEEFGFATAPLIVAGCVMMRVCHLDTCPVGIATQNPRLRERFTGKPEFVENFFLFLAQEVREHLAALGLRSVDEAVGRVDLLNFTPAVDHWKGHGLDLTAVLHQPSLPVGAALRKTRDQDHQLEKSLDNALLELAAPALESGAPVEATVTVRNEHRSVGAMLGGEVVRRYRGKGLPDGTIDFTLVGTAGQSFGAFVPRGVTLRLLGDANDYVGKGLSGGRLIVRPHSSAPFAAEANVIAGNTVLYGATSGEVFLRGQAGQRFAVRNSGATAVVEGVGDHGCEYMTGGTVVVLGPTGRNFAAGMSGGQAYLLDLDTDLVNRDLVDLDPVTGAAAATLRDVVAKHYAETGSTVAEKLLGDWDAAITRFTAVIPRDYKKVLEVMRAAEAAGRDVDAAVMEVSRA
- a CDS encoding mechanosensitive ion channel family protein; protein product: MGSIIRAGAPLSGVAGTSTSISDTLQQWLATVGNAALKCIVFLVILFVGWLIARAVDSAVSRLLAKVGFDRLAERTGLRRWTGKYAPSALVGRIVRYILLLITLQLAFGVFGPNAISDLIDSIIAWIPRLIVACVILVVAIAIAGAVYDIIRNALSQLSYGRGLGRAAQIAIIVLGAIAALNQIGVATTVTMPVLITILATIGGILVVGVGGGLIQPMRERWERMLTKGEAEMTKVSTHLKGEPPQTPSV